Proteins encoded in a region of the Triplophysa rosa linkage group LG6, Trosa_1v2, whole genome shotgun sequence genome:
- the LOC130555373 gene encoding disintegrin and metalloproteinase domain-containing protein 23 isoform X1: MHVILVSSVLCVFASCVEPSAVLESEQQDDTAAQQTHNGSGLQEQTLTYPSRLIYYLKEASESTFHDLNTRAKSPDPNGQEVHLAQASFQLQAFGTQFILDLTLNNDLLSSDYVEIYYEGGKAVQWKGGEHCYYHGQIRGNEESTVALSTCNGLHGVFDDGIHMYTIEPLKQTHSIEGMARPHVLHRTPVPQQSPATGEDGKHSYSQSAGDESSHPEDLSWLRRRKKRAIPRNVFEEMKYIELMIIIDHNMFKRQKTKQHTRNYAKSVVNLVDAIFKEHLNTRVVLVAVEIWTDRDHIPISVIPFDMLRDFSKYRQQHIRQHADAVHLFSNVTFHYARSSAAYFGGMCSVSHGVGVNEYGSTWTMALLLSQSLAQSLGIQWDTASKRKECGCINSWLGCIMEDTGVQHPRVFSKCSISDFKEFLLKGGGSCLFNKPSKLFESTECGNGYVEVGEECDCGPSDDCVRECCKKCSLSNGAHCSDGPCCNNTCLFYPRGYTCRYAVNDCDISETCSGDSGQCPPNLHKQDGYFCSLNEGRCYAGECKMRDSQCKYVWGPMAASAEKFCYEKLNTEGSEKGNCGQDGEKWIQCSKHDVFCGCLLCTNTGRFPRIGILKGEVTPTNFNHQGRVIDCSGGHVLLDDQTDLGYVEDGTPCGPSMMCLDRKCLPIQSLNLSSCPTGPNGHVCSSYGVCNNEASCTCDTTWAGTDCSIPDPPKEPESSEDEGPKGPSATNLIIGSIAGAILVAAIVLGGTGWGFKNVKRRGYNPNAGGI; this comes from the exons ATGCATGTGATATTAGTCTCGAGTGTGCTGTGCGTCTTCGCGTCCTGCGTCGAGCCGTCAGCCG TATTGGAGAGCGAGCAGCAGGATGATACCGCCGCACAGCAGACGCACAATGGCAGCGGACTGCAAGAGCAAACGCTCACTTACCCCTCACGCCTCATCTACTACCTGAAGGAAGCTTCGGAGAGCACCTTCCATGACCTGAACACCCGTGCCAAGAGCCCTGACCCAAACGGACAG GAGGTCCACCTCGCTCAGGCTTCATTTCAACTTCAGGCCTTTGGGACGCAATTCATTTTGGACCTGACATTAAACAA TGACCTGCTGTCATCAGATTATGTGGAGATTTATTATGAGGGAGGGAAGGCCGTCCAATGGAAG gGTGGAGAGCACTGTTATTATCACGGCCAGATCAGAGGCAACGAGGAATCTACTGTGGCTTTATCCACCTGTAATGGTCTTCA TGGCGTGTTTGATGATGGAATCCATATGTACACAATTGAGCCGCTTAAACAGACTCACTCTATC GAGGGAATGGCCAGACCACACGTCTTACACAGGACACCCGTCCCACAACAGAGCCCAGCTACAGGAGAGGACGGTAAACACTCTTACAGTCAAA GCGCGGGGGACGAGTCGTCACATCCAGAGGATTTGTCCTGGCTCCGGCGGAGGAAAAAGCGAGCT ATTCCCAGGAACGTGTTTGAGGAAATGAAGTATATAGAACTGATGATCATCATTGACCACAacatg TTTAAGAGACAGAAGACCAAGCAGCACACACGGAATTACGCCAAGTCTGTGGTCAACCTGGTGGACGCT ATTTTTAAGGAGCACCTGAACACGCGTGTGGTCCTGGTGGCGGTTGAGATCTGGACCGACAGAGATCACATTCCCATCAGTGTCATTCCATTCGACATGCTGCGGGACTTTTCCAAATACAGACAGCAACACATCCGACAGCACGCTGATGCCGTTCATCTCTTCTC CAATGTGACATTTCACTATGCACGGAGCAGCGCGGCGTACTTCGGAGGAATGTGTTCTGTGAGTCATGGGGTTGGAGTGAATGAG TACGGCTCGACGTGGACCATGGCGCTCCTGCTGTCCCAGAGTTTAGCTCAGAGTCTCGGCATTCAGTGGGACACAGCTTCAAAGAGAA AGGAGTGCGGCTGTATAAACTCCTGGCTGGGCTGCATCATGGAAGACACTGG GGTACAGCACCCGCGGGTCTTCTCAAAGTGCAGCATCTCTGATTTTAAAGAGTTTCTGTTGAAGGGAGGAGGATCCTGTCTCTTTAACAAGCCCAGCAAG CTCTTTGAATCAACGGAGTGTGGAAACGGATATGTGGAGGTGGGAGAAGAGTGTGACTGTGGACCGAGTGAT GATTGTGTAAGAGAGTGCTGTAAGAAGTGTTCGCTATCGAACGGAGCGCACTGCAGTGACGGACCCTGCTGTAATAACACGTGTCTG TTCTATCCGCGGGGTTACACGTGTCGCTATGCAGTGAATGACTGTGACATTTCAGAGACGTGTTCTGGAGACTCCGGACAG tgtCCTCCAAATCTACACAAACAGGACGGTTACTTCTGCTCTCTCAACGAG GGCCGCTGTTACGCTGGAGAATGCAAGATGAGAGACAGTCAGTGTAAATACGTGTGGGGTCCAA TGGCCGCGAGCGCTGAGAAGTTCTGTTATGAAAAGCTGAACACAGAAGGCTCAGAGAAGGGCAACTGCGGTCAGGATGGAGAGAAATGGATCCAGTGCAGTAAGCA TGACGTGTTTTGTGGGTGTCTGTTGTGCACTAACACCGGCCGATTCCCTCGCATTGGAATCCTGAAAGGAGAGGTCACACCCACAAACTTTAATCATCAGGGCAGAGTGATCGACTGCAG CGGTGGTCACGTGTTGCTGGATGATCAGACGGATCTCGGTTATGTAGAGGATGGGACTCCGTGCGGTCCGTCCATGATGTGTCTGGACAGAAAGTGTCTTCCCATTCAGTCTCTGAACCTGAGCTCCTGTCCCACTGGACCCAACGGACACGTCTGTTCCAGTTACGGG GTGTGCAATAATGAGGCCTCATGTACATGTGACACAACATGGGCGGGGACCGACTGCAGTATACCCGACCCTCCAAAAGAACCTGAATCCAGCGAGGACGAGGGCCCGAAGG GTCCCAGTGCCACCAATCTGATCATAGGGTCCATCGCAGGGGCCATCCTGGTGGCCGCTATAGTCCTGGGTGGGACGGGCTGGGGGTTTAA AAACGTGAAACGGCGAGGATACAATCCGAATGCTGGTGGCATCTAG
- the LOC130555373 gene encoding disintegrin and metalloproteinase domain-containing protein 23 isoform X2 → MHVILVSSVLCVFASCVEPSAVLESEQQDDTAAQQTHNGSGLQEQTLTYPSRLIYYLKEASESTFHDLNTRAKSPDPNGQEVHLAQASFQLQAFGTQFILDLTLNNDLLSSDYVEIYYEGGKAVQWKGGEHCYYHGQIRGNEESTVALSTCNGLHGVFDDGIHMYTIEPLKQTHSIEGMARPHVLHRTPVPQQSPATGEDGAGDESSHPEDLSWLRRRKKRAIPRNVFEEMKYIELMIIIDHNMFKRQKTKQHTRNYAKSVVNLVDAIFKEHLNTRVVLVAVEIWTDRDHIPISVIPFDMLRDFSKYRQQHIRQHADAVHLFSNVTFHYARSSAAYFGGMCSVSHGVGVNEYGSTWTMALLLSQSLAQSLGIQWDTASKRKECGCINSWLGCIMEDTGVQHPRVFSKCSISDFKEFLLKGGGSCLFNKPSKLFESTECGNGYVEVGEECDCGPSDDCVRECCKKCSLSNGAHCSDGPCCNNTCLFYPRGYTCRYAVNDCDISETCSGDSGQCPPNLHKQDGYFCSLNEGRCYAGECKMRDSQCKYVWGPMAASAEKFCYEKLNTEGSEKGNCGQDGEKWIQCSKHDVFCGCLLCTNTGRFPRIGILKGEVTPTNFNHQGRVIDCSGGHVLLDDQTDLGYVEDGTPCGPSMMCLDRKCLPIQSLNLSSCPTGPNGHVCSSYGVCNNEASCTCDTTWAGTDCSIPDPPKEPESSEDEGPKGPSATNLIIGSIAGAILVAAIVLGGTGWGFKNVKRRGYNPNAGGI, encoded by the exons ATGCATGTGATATTAGTCTCGAGTGTGCTGTGCGTCTTCGCGTCCTGCGTCGAGCCGTCAGCCG TATTGGAGAGCGAGCAGCAGGATGATACCGCCGCACAGCAGACGCACAATGGCAGCGGACTGCAAGAGCAAACGCTCACTTACCCCTCACGCCTCATCTACTACCTGAAGGAAGCTTCGGAGAGCACCTTCCATGACCTGAACACCCGTGCCAAGAGCCCTGACCCAAACGGACAG GAGGTCCACCTCGCTCAGGCTTCATTTCAACTTCAGGCCTTTGGGACGCAATTCATTTTGGACCTGACATTAAACAA TGACCTGCTGTCATCAGATTATGTGGAGATTTATTATGAGGGAGGGAAGGCCGTCCAATGGAAG gGTGGAGAGCACTGTTATTATCACGGCCAGATCAGAGGCAACGAGGAATCTACTGTGGCTTTATCCACCTGTAATGGTCTTCA TGGCGTGTTTGATGATGGAATCCATATGTACACAATTGAGCCGCTTAAACAGACTCACTCTATC GAGGGAATGGCCAGACCACACGTCTTACACAGGACACCCGTCCCACAACAGAGCCCAGCTACAGGAGAGGACG GCGCGGGGGACGAGTCGTCACATCCAGAGGATTTGTCCTGGCTCCGGCGGAGGAAAAAGCGAGCT ATTCCCAGGAACGTGTTTGAGGAAATGAAGTATATAGAACTGATGATCATCATTGACCACAacatg TTTAAGAGACAGAAGACCAAGCAGCACACACGGAATTACGCCAAGTCTGTGGTCAACCTGGTGGACGCT ATTTTTAAGGAGCACCTGAACACGCGTGTGGTCCTGGTGGCGGTTGAGATCTGGACCGACAGAGATCACATTCCCATCAGTGTCATTCCATTCGACATGCTGCGGGACTTTTCCAAATACAGACAGCAACACATCCGACAGCACGCTGATGCCGTTCATCTCTTCTC CAATGTGACATTTCACTATGCACGGAGCAGCGCGGCGTACTTCGGAGGAATGTGTTCTGTGAGTCATGGGGTTGGAGTGAATGAG TACGGCTCGACGTGGACCATGGCGCTCCTGCTGTCCCAGAGTTTAGCTCAGAGTCTCGGCATTCAGTGGGACACAGCTTCAAAGAGAA AGGAGTGCGGCTGTATAAACTCCTGGCTGGGCTGCATCATGGAAGACACTGG GGTACAGCACCCGCGGGTCTTCTCAAAGTGCAGCATCTCTGATTTTAAAGAGTTTCTGTTGAAGGGAGGAGGATCCTGTCTCTTTAACAAGCCCAGCAAG CTCTTTGAATCAACGGAGTGTGGAAACGGATATGTGGAGGTGGGAGAAGAGTGTGACTGTGGACCGAGTGAT GATTGTGTAAGAGAGTGCTGTAAGAAGTGTTCGCTATCGAACGGAGCGCACTGCAGTGACGGACCCTGCTGTAATAACACGTGTCTG TTCTATCCGCGGGGTTACACGTGTCGCTATGCAGTGAATGACTGTGACATTTCAGAGACGTGTTCTGGAGACTCCGGACAG tgtCCTCCAAATCTACACAAACAGGACGGTTACTTCTGCTCTCTCAACGAG GGCCGCTGTTACGCTGGAGAATGCAAGATGAGAGACAGTCAGTGTAAATACGTGTGGGGTCCAA TGGCCGCGAGCGCTGAGAAGTTCTGTTATGAAAAGCTGAACACAGAAGGCTCAGAGAAGGGCAACTGCGGTCAGGATGGAGAGAAATGGATCCAGTGCAGTAAGCA TGACGTGTTTTGTGGGTGTCTGTTGTGCACTAACACCGGCCGATTCCCTCGCATTGGAATCCTGAAAGGAGAGGTCACACCCACAAACTTTAATCATCAGGGCAGAGTGATCGACTGCAG CGGTGGTCACGTGTTGCTGGATGATCAGACGGATCTCGGTTATGTAGAGGATGGGACTCCGTGCGGTCCGTCCATGATGTGTCTGGACAGAAAGTGTCTTCCCATTCAGTCTCTGAACCTGAGCTCCTGTCCCACTGGACCCAACGGACACGTCTGTTCCAGTTACGGG GTGTGCAATAATGAGGCCTCATGTACATGTGACACAACATGGGCGGGGACCGACTGCAGTATACCCGACCCTCCAAAAGAACCTGAATCCAGCGAGGACGAGGGCCCGAAGG GTCCCAGTGCCACCAATCTGATCATAGGGTCCATCGCAGGGGCCATCCTGGTGGCCGCTATAGTCCTGGGTGGGACGGGCTGGGGGTTTAA AAACGTGAAACGGCGAGGATACAATCCGAATGCTGGTGGCATCTAG
- the LOC130555918 gene encoding protein FAM237A-like: MESVWLSARLIKAVLMMCICALPLWGEQGSGRVDPLTLSRVDAQCWDSSSALLLEMRSPRITDTVPAFWDLMIVLKSSDNRKHSALFWDLAQVFWDIYVECVLSRNHGLGRRRTTYPQQRITATRHTKDESFVQETRGLEFSRGWLRIQVEARKTQQGSLSKTSSL; this comes from the exons ATGGAGTCTGTCTGGCTGAGCGCGCGTCTGATAAAGGCAGTGCTGATGATGTGCATATGCGCGCTGCCGTTATGGGGTGAGCAGGGCAGCGGGCGCGTTGACCCGTTGACCCTGAGCCGCGTGGACGCGCAGTGCTGGGATTCTTCATCGGCTCTGCTGCTGGAGATGCGCTCACCGCGGATTACCGACACCGTGCCCGCCTTCTGGGATCTGATGATCGTTCTCAAGTCGTCTGATAACCGTAAACACAGCGCGCTGTTCTGGGACCTGGCGCAGGTGTTCTGGGACATCTATGTGGAGTGCGTTCTGTCCCGGAACCACGGGCTGGGTCGGCGCCGTACAACATATCCACAACAGCGCATCACAGCCACGCGCCACACGaaagacg AGTCGTTTGTGCAGGAGACCCGGGGTCTTGAGTTTAGTCGTGGCTGGTTGCGCATACAGGTGGAAGCGCGCAAAACGCAGCAGGGCAGCCTCTCCAAAACCAGCAGCCTTTAA